Proteins encoded in a region of the Roseomonas haemaphysalidis genome:
- a CDS encoding metallophosphoesterase family protein: MTFVLAHLSDLHLPPDDTPTIRQLFGKRLLSYMAWRRKRGIRQGDIPPALLAADLAAFAPDMLALTGDLTNFALPGEFAAAAGFLRSLGRTEDVMVIPGNHDALVAVPPADGLGQWMPWMRDDAGAAGFPVVRQRGGVALVGLGSAVVTPPGWAAGRLGPAQLDRLETLLRRLGEDGLFRVVLIHHPPHGEGRRRGLQDRTALLRVLAAAGAELLLHGHSHRPGLTVLPGPGGRGLAAVGVPPALAGGGRRHPARWHRYAIAPAPGGWVVETLVRGWQPEARCFATLGRWRLPVSSAAAPAPRRQPAPP, encoded by the coding sequence ATGACGTTCGTCCTGGCCCATCTCTCCGATCTCCACCTGCCGCCCGATGACACGCCGACGATCCGGCAGCTCTTTGGCAAGCGCTTGCTGTCCTACATGGCGTGGCGGCGCAAGCGTGGCATTCGCCAGGGTGACATTCCGCCCGCGCTTCTGGCAGCGGATCTGGCCGCTTTCGCACCGGACATGCTGGCACTGACCGGCGACCTGACGAACTTCGCGCTGCCGGGCGAATTCGCCGCCGCCGCCGGCTTCCTGCGAAGCCTGGGCCGGACCGAGGACGTGATGGTCATCCCCGGCAATCATGACGCGCTGGTGGCGGTGCCGCCGGCGGACGGCCTCGGGCAATGGATGCCCTGGATGCGCGACGACGCCGGGGCGGCCGGTTTTCCCGTTGTCCGCCAGCGGGGCGGCGTCGCGCTGGTCGGGCTGGGTTCAGCGGTGGTGACGCCGCCGGGCTGGGCGGCCGGCCGGCTTGGTCCGGCACAGCTCGACCGGCTGGAAACGCTGTTGCGCCGGCTGGGCGAGGACGGGCTGTTCCGCGTCGTGCTGATCCATCACCCGCCGCATGGCGAGGGCCGGCGGCGCGGCTTGCAGGACCGCACGGCGCTGCTCCGGGTGCTGGCGGCGGCGGGCGCCGAGTTGTTGTTGCACGGCCACAGCCACCGGCCGGGCCTGACGGTGCTGCCCGGCCCCGGGGGGCGCGGCTTGGCGGCGGTGGGCGTGCCGCCGGCGCTGGCCGGGGGCGGGCGGCGGCACCCGGCGCGATGGCACCGCTACGCCATCGCGCCCGCGCCGGGGGGCTGGGTGGTGGAAACGCTGGTGCGCGGCTGGCAGCCAGAGGCCCGCTGCTTCGCGACGCTGGGCCGCTGGCGGCTGCCGGTCAGTAGCGCAGCAGCACCGGCACCACGCCGCCAGCCTGCTCCACCCTGA
- a CDS encoding CDP-alcohol phosphatidyltransferase family protein, which translates to MPSSALLRRALQRAGVAEWSGPGAPGGQGLLLLRADHVFDAAVIAQLARSPGTALLRAEDRLPVALHLPAGADAAARDAATAALTQGGALPPGLTAATPAELVGAYNQALRKRGTPYVLELTAASRRAVEWRMFGGAYKGVTDFVTKHVWPRPAFAVTRACAALGITPNMVTALSLVMVFLALWWFSQGQFWPGLAAAWVMTFLDTVDGKLARVTLTSTKFGNWFDHLIDMIHPPFWWLAWIAGCGAVGLPLDYPVAAGVVIFGGYVLQRLQEGLFIIAFKMQIHIWRRFDSLFRQVIARRNPNLVMLTIATLCGRPDLGILAVAAWTAFGCVEQLFVTLQAALARRHGPLRSWLDG; encoded by the coding sequence ATGCCCTCCTCCGCCCTGCTGCGGCGCGCGCTGCAGCGCGCCGGCGTGGCGGAATGGTCCGGCCCCGGAGCACCCGGCGGTCAGGGACTGCTGTTGCTGCGGGCCGACCACGTCTTCGACGCCGCCGTGATCGCGCAGCTAGCGCGCAGTCCGGGCACGGCGCTGCTGCGCGCCGAGGACCGCCTGCCCGTGGCCCTGCACCTGCCGGCCGGGGCGGACGCGGCGGCACGGGACGCTGCCACCGCCGCCCTGACCCAGGGCGGCGCGTTGCCGCCCGGCCTGACCGCCGCGACGCCGGCCGAGCTGGTGGGCGCCTACAACCAGGCGCTGCGCAAGCGCGGCACGCCCTATGTGCTGGAGTTGACGGCCGCCAGCCGCCGCGCCGTGGAATGGCGGATGTTCGGCGGCGCCTACAAGGGCGTGACCGACTTCGTGACCAAGCACGTCTGGCCACGCCCGGCCTTCGCGGTGACGCGCGCCTGCGCGGCGCTGGGCATCACGCCCAACATGGTCACCGCCCTCAGCCTGGTGATGGTGTTCCTGGCGCTGTGGTGGTTCTCGCAAGGGCAGTTCTGGCCCGGCCTCGCCGCCGCCTGGGTGATGACCTTTCTGGACACGGTGGACGGCAAGCTGGCGCGCGTCACCCTGACCTCCACCAAGTTCGGCAACTGGTTCGACCACCTGATCGACATGATCCACCCGCCCTTCTGGTGGCTGGCCTGGATCGCCGGCTGCGGCGCGGTCGGGCTGCCGCTGGACTACCCGGTGGCCGCGGGGGTGGTGATCTTCGGTGGCTACGTGCTGCAGCGGCTGCAGGAAGGCCTGTTCATCATTGCCTTCAAGATGCAGATCCACATCTGGCGGCGGTTCGACAGCCTGTTCCGCCAGGTCATCGCCCGGCGCAACCCCAATTTGGTGATGCTGACCATCGCGACCCTCTGCGGCCGCCCGGACCTGGGCATCCTGGCCGTCGCGGCCTGGACCGCCTTCGGCTGCGTGGAGCAGCTGTTCGTCACGCTGCAGGCGGCGCTGGCCCGCCGGCACGGGCCGCTGCGCTCCTGGCTGGACGGCTAA
- a CDS encoding diacylglycerol kinase family protein has product MQRLGIISNPRSRGHLDGVAGLDGADAGLPHALPPDRAALRATLADFAAQGVTLLVVNGGDGTLREVLGALPEAWPGPPPALAPLAAGRTNLLARTLGQRGKGPAALQALRDAAAAGRLRRELRPVLEVHRAGLGEAPLRGLLFGAAGFVHATRMANGAPRQRGLKDNAAVGATALLTAVQTLSGRGPQARALRQGTPMRVAVDGAAGVEAPRFILLATTLDRLMFGLWPFWGDGAGALRWLDVAAPPPRLLGGLWSLLRRRPPGLPGWHSGRADALDLSLDEPFVLDGELFDPGPAGVRLRPSTPLVFVSA; this is encoded by the coding sequence TTGCAGCGCCTTGGAATCATCAGCAACCCGCGCAGCCGGGGGCACCTGGACGGCGTGGCCGGGCTGGACGGCGCCGACGCCGGCCTGCCGCACGCCCTGCCGCCCGACCGCGCCGCGTTGCGCGCCACGCTGGCCGACTTCGCAGCCCAAGGCGTGACGCTGCTGGTGGTCAATGGCGGCGACGGCACCTTGCGGGAAGTGCTCGGCGCCTTGCCGGAGGCCTGGCCCGGACCGCCGCCGGCCCTGGCGCCGCTGGCCGCCGGCCGCACCAACCTGCTGGCGCGCACCCTGGGCCAGCGCGGCAAGGGCCCGGCGGCGCTGCAGGCGTTGCGGGACGCCGCCGCGGCCGGCCGGCTGCGGCGCGAGTTGCGCCCGGTGCTGGAGGTCCACCGCGCGGGCCTGGGCGAGGCCCCCCTGCGTGGCCTGTTGTTCGGCGCGGCGGGCTTCGTGCACGCGACGCGCATGGCCAATGGCGCCCCCCGCCAGCGCGGCCTGAAGGACAACGCCGCCGTCGGCGCGACGGCGCTGCTGACGGCGGTGCAGACCCTGTCCGGGCGTGGCCCCCAGGCGCGGGCCCTGCGGCAGGGCACGCCGATGCGAGTGGCGGTGGACGGCGCTGCCGGCGTGGAGGCGCCCCGCTTCATCCTGCTCGCCACCACGCTGGACCGGCTGATGTTCGGCCTTTGGCCCTTCTGGGGCGACGGCGCCGGGGCACTGCGCTGGCTCGACGTCGCGGCACCGCCGCCGCGTCTGCTGGGCGGGCTGTGGTCGTTGCTGCGGCGCCGGCCACCCGGCCTTCCTGGCTGGCACAGCGGCCGCGCGGACGCGCTGGACCTGTCGCTCGACGAGCCTTTCGTGCTGGACGGCGAGCTGTTCGACCCCGGGCCCGCCGGCGTGCGGCTGCGCCCCTCCACTCCCCTCGTCTTCGTGTCCGCATGA
- the spt gene encoding serine palmitoyltransferase: MLAKYRELRNARAGVMQLGQDPFGVVFDRILSATEATLDGNRVVLLGTNNYLGLTFDQSCMDAAARAVREEGTGTTGSRIANGSYGGHAALEARLAGFLKRRHAMVFSTGYQANLGALAGLAGPQDHLLLDADSHASIYDGARMAGAQVTRFRHNDPEDLRRRLRHLADQPGEKLVVVEGVYSMLGDVAPLRDIAAVKREAGAWLMVDEAHSLGVLGEAGRGLAEAHGVEPDVDYVVGTFSKSLGAVGGFLASDAEDFDLLRLASRPYMFTASLPPSVIASVTQAITVLETQPLLRGRLHRNVARFHAGLAAAGLSTGPSASPVASIRCPDQGTAIVFWNRLLAAGIYVNLAIGSATPGGKPLLRTSICAEHTPEQIDHAVVTIREIAASLGFFQTVDAAE; this comes from the coding sequence ATGCTGGCCAAGTACCGTGAGCTGCGCAATGCTCGCGCCGGCGTGATGCAGTTGGGGCAGGACCCCTTCGGCGTGGTGTTCGACCGCATCCTGTCCGCGACCGAGGCGACGCTGGACGGCAACCGGGTGGTGCTGTTGGGCACCAACAACTACCTGGGGCTGACCTTCGACCAGAGCTGCATGGACGCGGCCGCCCGCGCGGTGCGCGAGGAAGGCACCGGCACCACCGGCTCGCGCATCGCCAACGGCTCCTATGGCGGCCACGCGGCGCTGGAAGCGCGGCTGGCGGGCTTCCTGAAGCGCCGGCACGCCATGGTCTTTTCCACCGGCTACCAGGCGAACCTGGGCGCGCTGGCGGGGCTCGCCGGGCCGCAGGATCACCTGCTGCTGGACGCCGACTCGCACGCCAGCATCTACGACGGCGCACGGATGGCGGGCGCCCAGGTGACCCGCTTCCGCCACAACGACCCCGAGGACCTGCGCCGCCGCCTGCGCCACCTGGCGGACCAGCCGGGCGAGAAGCTCGTGGTGGTCGAGGGTGTCTACAGCATGCTGGGCGACGTCGCGCCGCTGCGCGACATCGCCGCCGTCAAGCGCGAAGCCGGCGCCTGGCTGATGGTGGACGAGGCGCATTCGCTGGGCGTGCTGGGCGAGGCGGGGCGTGGCCTGGCGGAGGCCCACGGCGTCGAGCCGGACGTGGACTATGTGGTCGGCACTTTCAGCAAGAGCCTCGGCGCCGTGGGTGGCTTTCTGGCCTCGGACGCCGAGGACTTCGATCTGCTGCGGCTCGCCTCCCGCCCCTACATGTTCACCGCCTCGCTGCCGCCTTCCGTGATCGCTTCGGTCACGCAGGCGATCACGGTGCTGGAAACCCAGCCGCTGCTGCGGGGCCGGCTGCACCGCAACGTCGCGCGGTTCCATGCCGGGCTGGCCGCGGCCGGGCTGAGCACCGGGCCGTCCGCCAGCCCCGTGGCCTCGATCCGCTGCCCGGACCAGGGCACGGCGATCGTGTTCTGGAACCGGCTGCTTGCCGCGGGCATCTACGTCAACCTGGCCATTGGCTCGGCGACGCCGGGCGGTAAGCCGCTGCTGCGGACCAGCATCTGCGCCGAGCACACGCCGGAGCAGATCGACCACGCGGTCGTGACCATCCGCGAGATCGCCGCCTCGCTGGGGTTCTTCCAGACGGTGGACGCGGCCGAGTAG
- a CDS encoding acyl carrier protein — MQQDEIHQQVVAAIQSVIGPEHRITAETNILRDLSLDSVAVMDVILHIETQFDTMIPMNQFAEIQTVGDLTQVIIASKKIA, encoded by the coding sequence TTGCAACAGGACGAAATCCATCAGCAGGTGGTGGCGGCCATCCAGTCTGTCATAGGCCCCGAGCACCGCATCACCGCGGAAACCAACATCCTCCGTGATCTCAGCCTCGATTCCGTCGCCGTGATGGACGTCATCCTACATATCGAGACGCAGTTCGATACCATGATCCCGATGAACCAATTCGCTGAAATTCAGACGGTTGGCGACCTGACCCAGGTCATCATCGCTTCCAAGAAGATCGCCTAA
- a CDS encoding lipopolysaccharide biosynthesis protein, with amino-acid sequence MRRRASRQNETAATQAVRAEIIDPMLIPPQNTTQPASRGGAAKQTVFRRMLRNAGTLMGGKVAMGLLNLAATGIALRSLGAEVFGTLILIHTFAQATAAFTKFQSWQAVLRFGAASLEQQRRPEFRALVRFTVWLDAGAGLFGIVLCGALAFLFGRFFDIPPGLALVATAYATSTAFMVMATPTGLLRLFDRFDVLATRDTLGALFRLAGASLGALLGWGVNGFLAVWYLATVLGGLSLAYAAYRELGRRGLLGDAGDKAPLPSVTAAHPGLWSFVWSTNLTTTLSLVSGHLGTLSVGLMLGPAEAALFAIALQVGDAALKPSRFLSPAIYPELARLAAVRDKTAIAALLRRVLLVSTAGSVLILGALALLGSPLLQLIGGAQALPAFPVMLMLAGASAIGFASFALEPLLISTGRQKAALGARLLAALLYIPVALATISAYGLPGAGLAAIFTAIVISAAQARSASDIFA; translated from the coding sequence ATGAGGCGACGCGCCAGCAGGCAGAATGAGACCGCCGCCACCCAAGCCGTTCGCGCTGAAATCATTGATCCGATGCTGATCCCCCCGCAAAACACCACGCAGCCCGCATCCCGTGGGGGCGCCGCCAAACAGACCGTCTTCCGCCGCATGCTCCGCAACGCTGGCACGCTGATGGGCGGCAAGGTCGCCATGGGGTTGCTGAACCTTGCCGCCACAGGCATCGCTCTCCGCTCGCTCGGCGCCGAGGTCTTTGGCACGCTGATCCTGATCCATACCTTCGCGCAGGCTACGGCGGCCTTCACCAAGTTCCAGTCCTGGCAGGCGGTGCTGCGCTTCGGCGCGGCCAGCCTCGAACAGCAGCGGAGGCCGGAGTTCCGCGCGCTGGTGCGCTTCACCGTTTGGCTGGATGCCGGCGCTGGTCTTTTTGGAATCGTGCTGTGCGGCGCTCTGGCCTTTCTGTTCGGGCGTTTCTTTGACATCCCACCGGGCCTGGCGCTGGTAGCCACGGCCTACGCCACCTCGACCGCCTTCATGGTGATGGCGACACCGACCGGGCTGCTGCGGTTGTTCGACAGGTTTGACGTACTGGCCACCCGGGACACGCTTGGTGCCCTGTTCCGGCTGGCGGGCGCGTCGCTCGGCGCGTTGCTGGGCTGGGGCGTCAACGGCTTCCTGGCCGTCTGGTACCTGGCCACGGTGCTGGGTGGCCTGTCGCTGGCTTATGCGGCGTATCGCGAACTGGGCCGCCGGGGTCTTCTAGGTGATGCCGGCGACAAGGCGCCGCTGCCGTCGGTCACGGCCGCCCATCCCGGGCTGTGGTCGTTTGTCTGGTCCACCAACCTGACCACGACCTTGTCCCTGGTATCGGGGCATCTGGGCACGCTCAGCGTCGGGCTGATGCTGGGCCCGGCGGAGGCCGCGCTGTTCGCCATTGCTCTGCAGGTCGGGGATGCCGCCCTGAAGCCCAGCCGCTTCCTCAGCCCCGCCATCTATCCGGAGCTCGCGCGCCTTGCCGCAGTCCGTGACAAGACGGCGATCGCGGCGCTGCTGCGCCGGGTGCTGCTGGTGTCGACGGCAGGCTCGGTGCTCATCCTCGGGGCGTTGGCGCTGCTGGGCTCGCCATTGCTGCAGCTGATCGGCGGCGCGCAGGCATTGCCGGCCTTTCCGGTCATGCTGATGCTGGCCGGCGCCTCGGCCATCGGCTTCGCGTCCTTCGCGCTTGAACCACTGTTGATCTCAACCGGGCGGCAGAAGGCGGCGCTCGGGGCGCGGCTGCTGGCGGCCCTGTTGTACATCCCCGTGGCGCTGGCCACGATCTCCGCCTACGGCCTTCCAGGCGCGGGCCTGGCCGCCATCTTCACGGCGATCGTGATCTCCGCCGCACAGGCCCGGTCAGCCTCCGACATCTTCGCCTGA
- a CDS encoding LacI family DNA-binding transcriptional regulator, whose translation MDKPLARSRVPDVARAAGVSTATVDRVLHGRAGVRAVTVERVVRAAAALGYILDSGPYIAKTRRPQRLVFLLPEGSNRFLAMLGQLVAETRARFEAFGFTARVEFIRSFNPALLARALRDAGREAEGVAFMALEHPAVREAVDALAEAGIPTVTLISDIANTRRAAYVGLDNRSTGRTAGYMMARFIGPRPAKVAMIAGSLSYRAHEEREMGFLHLFAELFPAVEVLGVREGHDDEAENYRQAKALLARHPDLAGLYNIGGASAGIARALREARKEQEIVFIGHGLTSDTRALLIDGTMDVVITQNPRALLMDCAAIFDNLRAGLPTEQNVGRPVGEILLRENLP comes from the coding sequence GACAAGCCTCTAGCGCGTTCGCGCGTGCCCGATGTGGCCCGCGCGGCTGGCGTATCGACCGCGACGGTGGACCGCGTGCTGCACGGCCGCGCCGGGGTGCGCGCGGTGACGGTGGAGCGCGTGGTGCGCGCTGCAGCGGCGCTCGGCTACATTCTGGACAGCGGCCCCTACATCGCGAAGACGCGGCGCCCGCAGCGCCTGGTGTTCCTGTTGCCGGAAGGCTCCAACCGCTTTCTGGCGATGCTCGGACAGCTGGTCGCGGAAACGCGGGCGCGGTTCGAGGCCTTCGGCTTCACGGCGCGGGTGGAGTTCATCCGGTCCTTCAACCCGGCGCTGCTGGCACGCGCCCTGCGCGATGCGGGGCGCGAGGCCGAGGGCGTAGCCTTCATGGCGTTGGAACACCCTGCCGTGCGCGAGGCCGTGGACGCTCTGGCAGAAGCCGGCATCCCGACGGTGACGCTGATCTCCGACATCGCGAACACCCGGCGGGCGGCCTATGTGGGGCTCGACAATCGTTCCACCGGGCGTACCGCGGGCTACATGATGGCGCGGTTCATCGGGCCGCGCCCCGCCAAGGTGGCGATGATTGCCGGCAGCCTGAGCTACCGGGCGCATGAGGAGCGGGAGATGGGGTTCCTGCACCTGTTCGCCGAATTGTTCCCGGCCGTGGAGGTGCTCGGTGTGCGGGAAGGGCATGACGACGAAGCGGAGAATTACCGGCAGGCCAAGGCGCTGCTGGCCCGTCACCCTGACCTGGCGGGCCTTTATAATATCGGTGGTGCATCGGCCGGCATCGCGCGCGCGCTGCGAGAGGCCCGGAAGGAGCAGGAGATCGTGTTCATCGGCCACGGCCTGACGTCGGACACCAGGGCGCTGCTGATCGACGGGACGATGGACGTCGTGATCACGCAGAACCCGCGGGCGCTCTTGATGGACTGCGCGGCGATCTTCGACAACCTCCGCGCCGGATTGCCGACGGAGCAGAACGTCGGCCGGCCGGTCGGCGAGATCCTGCTGCGGGAGAACCTGCCTTAG